GCGAGCCCGACGTCGTCCGCCTGGAGGGCGAACCGTCGCTGACCGTCCGGGGCGCGAACCGCCACGAGCCCACGAGGAACGTCGTCACCGTCGACGCGGGCGCGATCTCGTTCGTCAGCGACGGCGCCGACGTGATGCGGCCCGGCATCGTCGAGGCCGACGGCGAGATCGAGGCGGACGACCTCGTCACGGTCGCCGAGGAGACCCACGGGAAGGTGCTGGCGATCGGCCGCGCGCTCGTCGGCGGCGACGAGATGACGGGCGACTCCGGGAAGGTCGTCGAGTCGATCCACCACGTCGGCGACGACCTCTACGAGTTTTCGGTCTGAGGGGCCCGAGGCCGCCGCTCCGGCCCGCGCTCGCGGCCCAGCATCCGAGGCGTCAGACGCGCGTCTGACGTAAGAACTAACGTGTTACTGGCGTTTGGGAGTGGTATGGGGATAATGAGCAAGATCATCAGCGGGGGCGGACAGCACACGACCGACGAGTACCTCGACCTCGATGTCGAGGGGATCGAGGGGTCGACCGGCGAGGCCGGCGCCGGGATGCGCGTCCGCATCGCGACGATCAGCGGGAAACAGGACGTCATCGACATCAAGGACGCCGTCTACGACGGCGACCTGGTGATCGCTGACATCACGCGCCACACGACGAGCGACAGCACGATGGAACACATCATGGACGACCTCCGGCAGGTCGCCGAAGAGGTAAACGGCGACATCGCCCAGAAGGGCGACGACCAGGTCATCATCGCCCCCACCGGCGTCGGCGTCGCGCGGCAGAAACTGAACTGAGTCGCGGCCGCGGTCGGTCCCGTTCGGCGGTCGGACCCGAGCGACGACCGCCGTGTCGACCGCCGGAACCGACGAACTTTCCTCTCCGCTCTCCGTACCGCCGCCCAGATGAGCAAGGACTTCATCGAGGTTCGAGGTGCGGAGGAACACAACCTCAAGGACCTCGACGTCCGGATTCCGCGGGAGACGTTCACCGTCGTCACCGGGCTCTCGGGGTCGGGCAAGTCGTCGCTCGCCTTCGAGACCGTCTACGCCGAGGGCCAGCGGCGGTACATCGAGTCGCTGTCGGCGTACGCCCGCAACTTCCTCGGGCAGATGGACAAGCCCCAGGTCGAGGCCGTCGAGGGGCTCTCGCCGGCGATCTCGATCGACCAGAAGAACGCCGCCAACAACCCCCGCTCGACGGTGGGGACCGTCACCGAACTGCACGACTACCTCCGGCTGCTGTACGCCCGCGTCGGGACGCAGTACGATCCCGTCACCGGGGAGGAGGTCGGCGAGCAGTCCGCCCAGGAGATGGTGAGCCAGCTCCTCGAACTCCCGGAGGGCACCCGCGCGAAGATCGCCGCGCCGGTCGTGCGCGACCAGAAGGGCGCCTTCGAGGATCTCTTCGACGACCTGGTCAGCGAGGGCTACGCCCGCGTCGAGGTCGACGGCGAAGAGTTCGACCTGACGCTCGACGAGCCGGACCTGGACAAGAACTACGACCACACGATCGACGTGATCGTCGACCGCGTGAAGATCCGAACGGAAGACCGCTCGCGGATCGCCGACTCCGTCGAGACGGCCCTGGAGGAGGCCGACGGCGTCCTGAAGGTGATCGTCCCCGACCCGCCCGCGGACGTTCCCTTCGCCTCCAACACCCGCTCGACCGGCGCGCTCGCCGGCGAGGGTGACGACCGGCTCGTCGTCGAGTTCTCGGAGGAACTCGGCAATCCGAACTCGGACTTCCAGTTCTCCGAGATCGAGACGCGCTCGTTTTCGTTCAACAGCCCGCACGGCGCCTGTCCCGAGTGCGAGGGGCTCGGCCAGACCAAGGAGGTCGACGAGGACCTCGTAGTTCGGGACCCCTCGAAGCCGATCAAGCACGTCTTCGAGGCGTGGTCGTACAACCGCTCCTATTATCGAACGCGGCTCGACTCGGTCGCCGAGCACTTCGGCGTGAGCGTCGATACGCCGTTCGAGGAACTCGATCCCGAGGTCCAGCGACAGTTCCTCTACGGCACCGACGAGGAGGTCGTCTTCGAGCGGGAGACCCGGAACGGAACGAGACGGAAGACCAAGCGCTTCGAGGGCGTCATCCCGAACCTCGAACGCCGGCACGTCGAGACCGACTCGGAGTCGACCCGCGAGCACATCGAGGACTATATGGCCGTCACCACCTGCCCGGCCTGCGAGGGGACGCGCCTGAAGGAACAGTCCCGGCACGTGCTCGTCGCGGGGACGTCGATCACCGAGGTGAACCGGATGAGCATCGGCGACGCGCTCGATCACTTCGAGGGCCTGGAGGAGGAACTCACCGACCGCGAGCGGACGATCGCCGAGGAGATCCTCAAGGAGATCCGCGCGCGCCTCGGCTTTATGGAGGAGGTCGGCCTCGAATACCTCACGCTCGACCGCGAGGCCTCGACCCTTTCCGGAGGAGAGAGCCAGCGCATCCGGCTCGCGACCCAGGTCGGCTCCGGGCTCGTGGGCGTGCTGTACGTCCTCGACGAGCCCTCGATCGGGCTCCACCAGCGCGACAACGACCGGCTACTCGACACCCTCGAAGGGCTGCGTGACCTCGGGAACACCCTGCTCGTCGTCGAGCACGACGAGGAGACGATGCGCCGCGCGGACAACATCATCGATATGGGCCCCGGCCCGGGCAAGCGCGGCGGCGAGATCGTCGTCCAGGGCGACTTCGACGACGTCTGCGACACCGAGGACTCCGTCACCGGCGACTACCTCGCCGGGCGGAAGGAGATCCCCGTGCCAGAGGAGCGCCGCGACTCCGACTCCGAACTGCTGATCCGCGGCGCGCGCCAGCACAACCTCAAGGATCTGGACGTCTCTATCCCGATCGGGCAGTTCACCGCGATCACGGGCGTCTCCGGTTCGGGGAAGTCGACCCTGATGCACGAGATCCTCTACAAGGGGCTGGCGCGGGAGATGAACGACAACACCTCGGTCGACCCCGGCGACCACGACGCGATCGAGGGGATCGACGAGATCGAGACCGTCCGCCTGATCGACCAGTCGCCGATCGGTCGGACGCCCCGATCGAACCCCGCGACCTACACCGGCGTCTTCGACTACGTCCGCGAGCTGTTCGCGGAGACGAAGCTCGCCAAGCAGCGCGGCTACGAGAAGGGCCGCTTCTCGTTCAACGTCAAGGGCGGTCGGTGTGAGGCTTGCGGCGGGCAGGGGACCGTGAAGATCGAGATGAACTTCCTCTCGGACGTCTACGTCCCCTGCGAGGAGTGCGACGGCGCGCGCTACAACGACGAGACGCTCGACGTCGAGTACAAGGGCAAGACGATCGCCGACGTGCTCGATATGGAGGTCTCCGAGGCGCTCGAATTCTTCGAGGCCAACTCCCAGCTCCGCCGGCGGCTCCAGTTGCTCGAAGACGTCGGCCTCGGCTATATGACGCTCGGCCAGCCGTCGACGACCCTCTCCGGCGGCGAGGCCCAGCGCGTGAAGCTCGCCGAGGAGCTGGGCAAAAAGCAGACCGGCGATACGCTCTATCTCCTCGACGAGCCCACGACGGGGCTCCACAAGGAGGACGAGCGCAAGCTGATCGAGGTGCTCCAGCGGCTCACCGACAACGGCAACACGGTCGTCGTCGTCGAGCACGAACTCGACCTGGTGAAGAACGCGGACAACATCGTCGACCTCGGGCCCGAGGGCGGCGAGCACGGCGGCGAGGTCGTCGCGACCGGCACGCCCGAAGCGGTCGCCCGGACCGAGGAGTCCCACACGGGGCGATACCTCCGCGACCTGCTCCCCGACGTTGACGCCGAGGGCCCGCGCTCGGACCGGCGGACGCCCGCCAAGCCCGCCGACGACGACTGATCGCCGTTTTCTGGGCGAGCGTTTATATACGATCGCCGGGGCAGACGCTCCGTGATCTGAGAGCGGCCCCGCGTCGTACAGCGGTCGTTCGACACAGCGACGCGGGGTAGACGGGGCAGGTGTCGACTGTACGCCATTCACACGAGACAGCCGCGGCATCCCCCAGCTGCCGCTATCTCCAAGTGAGAACGCCGCGTCGTGACAGATATGAGCACCTGCTACGCCGCCTCGCGGGCGGGCGTGCTGGTCGTCGACATCGGCGCCACGGAAGCCAACGGCGACGCGGCCGGCGTCGCCGCGGGGCCGGCGCTGACGGACCACGACGTCGAGTGCCTCGACGCCGCGAGCGACGCCCCCGAACGGGCCTTCTGCGGGACGTTCGACGCCGGCCTCCACCGGACGGTCGACGGCGGTGAGTCGTGGGAACGGGTCGGGAGCGAGCCGCTTCCGGAGTCGGTAACGAGCGTGACGATCGCACCGCGCGATCCCGACGTCGTCTACGCCGGGACCGAACCGAGCGCCGTCTACCGCTCGACCGACGGCGGCGACACCTGGGAAGAGCTATCGGGGCTCACGGACCTCCCCTCGGCGCCGGAGTGGTCGTTCCCGCCGCGGCCCGACACCCACCACGTCCGCTGGGTCGAGGTCGATCCCAGCGATTCCGACCACCTCTACGTCGCCGTCGAGGCCGGCGCGCTCATCCAGACCCACGACGGCGGCGACACCTGGGAGGAGCGGTCGCCGACCACGCGGCGGGACACCCACTCGATGGCGATCCACCCGGACGCCCCCGACCGCGTCCGCGCCGCCGCGGGCGACGGCTACGCCGAGAGCGACGACGCCGGCCGGAACTGGACGTTCCCGCAAGAGGGGCTGAAACACCGCTACTGCTGGAGCGTCGCGGTCGATCCCGGCGATCCCGAGCGGGTGCTCCTCTCGGCCGCGGCGAGCGCGCGCCGGGCCCACACGCCCGAGCGGGCGGCGTCGTACTTGTACCGACAAGACGGGTCGACGAGTGGCGGCGACGCCGCCTGGGAACGCCTCGACGACGCGGGCGTGCCGACCGGCGAGGGCGTGCTCCGGCCGACGCTCTCGGGCGGGACCGAAGCCGGCGAGCTGTTCGCGCTCACAGACCGCGGGCTCTACCGGACGGGCGACGGCGGCGACGCCTTCGAGCGGGTCGAAGTCGAGTGGCCCGAGTCGTTCCGCGAGCGGACGACCCGCGGACTCGCGGTGGTGTGAAGCGAGCGGCGGCTCCGAGAGGAGTCGCGAGCGAGGACACCGATGCGACAGCGACAGCGAAGGTATTTGCCGCCGCACCCGATAGGGACGGGTGATGTACGATTTCGCGGTCGTGGGCGTCGGCCCCGCGGGGGCGCGCTTCGCGCGGGGCGCGGCCGAGGCGGGCTAC
This is a stretch of genomic DNA from Halobellus sp. MBLA0158. It encodes these proteins:
- a CDS encoding RNA-binding protein codes for the protein MQVKSRHHLRADEIDDLEATIEAGTGVELDGDTYEMVELADESFDVVLVDGEPDVVRLEGEPSLTVRGANRHEPTRNVVTVDAGAISFVSDGADVMRPGIVEADGEIEADDLVTVAEETHGKVLAIGRALVGGDEMTGDSGKVVESIHHVGDDLYEFSV
- a CDS encoding WD40/YVTN/BNR-like repeat-containing protein; this encodes MSTCYAASRAGVLVVDIGATEANGDAAGVAAGPALTDHDVECLDAASDAPERAFCGTFDAGLHRTVDGGESWERVGSEPLPESVTSVTIAPRDPDVVYAGTEPSAVYRSTDGGDTWEELSGLTDLPSAPEWSFPPRPDTHHVRWVEVDPSDSDHLYVAVEAGALIQTHDGGDTWEERSPTTRRDTHSMAIHPDAPDRVRAAAGDGYAESDDAGRNWTFPQEGLKHRYCWSVAVDPGDPERVLLSAAASARRAHTPERAASYLYRQDGSTSGGDAAWERLDDAGVPTGEGVLRPTLSGGTEAGELFALTDRGLYRTGDGGDAFERVEVEWPESFRERTTRGLAVV
- the uvrA gene encoding excinuclease ABC subunit UvrA; the encoded protein is MSKDFIEVRGAEEHNLKDLDVRIPRETFTVVTGLSGSGKSSLAFETVYAEGQRRYIESLSAYARNFLGQMDKPQVEAVEGLSPAISIDQKNAANNPRSTVGTVTELHDYLRLLYARVGTQYDPVTGEEVGEQSAQEMVSQLLELPEGTRAKIAAPVVRDQKGAFEDLFDDLVSEGYARVEVDGEEFDLTLDEPDLDKNYDHTIDVIVDRVKIRTEDRSRIADSVETALEEADGVLKVIVPDPPADVPFASNTRSTGALAGEGDDRLVVEFSEELGNPNSDFQFSEIETRSFSFNSPHGACPECEGLGQTKEVDEDLVVRDPSKPIKHVFEAWSYNRSYYRTRLDSVAEHFGVSVDTPFEELDPEVQRQFLYGTDEEVVFERETRNGTRRKTKRFEGVIPNLERRHVETDSESTREHIEDYMAVTTCPACEGTRLKEQSRHVLVAGTSITEVNRMSIGDALDHFEGLEEELTDRERTIAEEILKEIRARLGFMEEVGLEYLTLDREASTLSGGESQRIRLATQVGSGLVGVLYVLDEPSIGLHQRDNDRLLDTLEGLRDLGNTLLVVEHDEETMRRADNIIDMGPGPGKRGGEIVVQGDFDDVCDTEDSVTGDYLAGRKEIPVPEERRDSDSELLIRGARQHNLKDLDVSIPIGQFTAITGVSGSGKSTLMHEILYKGLAREMNDNTSVDPGDHDAIEGIDEIETVRLIDQSPIGRTPRSNPATYTGVFDYVRELFAETKLAKQRGYEKGRFSFNVKGGRCEACGGQGTVKIEMNFLSDVYVPCEECDGARYNDETLDVEYKGKTIADVLDMEVSEALEFFEANSQLRRRLQLLEDVGLGYMTLGQPSTTLSGGEAQRVKLAEELGKKQTGDTLYLLDEPTTGLHKEDERKLIEVLQRLTDNGNTVVVVEHELDLVKNADNIVDLGPEGGEHGGEVVATGTPEAVARTEESHTGRYLRDLLPDVDAEGPRSDRRTPAKPADDD
- a CDS encoding cell division protein SepF produces the protein MGIMSKIISGGGQHTTDEYLDLDVEGIEGSTGEAGAGMRVRIATISGKQDVIDIKDAVYDGDLVIADITRHTTSDSTMEHIMDDLRQVAEEVNGDIAQKGDDQVIIAPTGVGVARQKLN